The Astyanax mexicanus isolate ESR-SI-001 chromosome 7, AstMex3_surface, whole genome shotgun sequence genome has a window encoding:
- the cdkn3 gene encoding cyclin-dependent kinase inhibitor 3, whose protein sequence is MKISEFDSSDEEEAGEEEHTPLQISWLSLSVVESSQFLGICSLPGCRYKEVRRNLEKDVGDLCAEGVEDVFVFCTRGELVRYRVPCLLEHYTQRGLRVHHLPFPDGGAPELPQCCRILEELQLSLQNQHRTVMHCYGGLGRSGLIAACLLLHLSVSMTPSKAIEILRELRGSGAIQTVKQYNFLHEFREKFAAYQETKESASERSISR, encoded by the exons atgaAGATCAGTGAGTTTGATTCCTCTGATGAAGAGGAGGCAGGAGAGGAAGAACACACTCCTCTACAGATCTCCTG GTTGTCTCTGTCAGTGGTAGAGTCCTCTCAGTTTCTGGGTATTTGCTCTTTGCCAG GATGCAGATATAAAGAAGTCAGAAGAAACCTGGAGAAGGATGTTG gggatcTGTGTGCTGAGGGAGTGGAGGATGTGTTTGTGTTCTGTACACGAGGAGAGCTGGTGCGCTACAGAGTGCCCTGTCTACTGGAGCACTACACACAGCGTGGGCTCCGCGTGCACCACCTGCCCTTTCCTGATGGTGGCGCCCCAGAGCTGCCTCAGTGCTGCCGCATCCTGGAGGAACTTCAGCTCAGCCTGCAGAACCAGCACAGAACCGTCATGCA TTGTTATGGGGGTCTCGGCCGTTCAGGACTCA TTGCTGCATGTTTGCTTCTGCACCTCTCCGTCTCCATGACTCCCAGTAAAGCCATAGAGATTCTGAGAGAGCTCAGAGGAAGTGGAGCCATCCAGACCGTAAAG CAATATAATTTCCTGCATGAGTTTCGGGAGAAGTTTGCAGCCTATCAGGAAACCAAAGAGAGCGCTTCAGAGAGATCCATCTCCAGATAA